One Armatimonadota bacterium genomic window carries:
- a CDS encoding DUF1501 domain-containing protein: MSQYDHDSHVRDYFLTRRELIGRMGNGFAALGLMTLLGESAFAMGGETGTAYNPLAPKLPPLKARAKRVIFLFMNGGPSQVDTFDPKPSLTKYAGQVIPLHLPTERKTGAAFASPYSFQKYGQSGIEVSEIFPNVAKHVDDMCVIRSMHADVPNHEPSLMLMNCGDARQIRPSMGSWVLYGLGTENQNLPGFISMCPGGLPIQETQNWQAGFLPGVLAGTYIDPNQTDIDKIVENIRNHYTVPSEQRAQLDLVQKLNHEHLARRENDAALEARVQSFELAYRMQSEATDVFDVDKEPQAIRDMYGPGHFARQCLIARRLAEHGVRFIQLYHGAGQPWDSHDDLEVNHRRLAHEADQAIGALLTDLKQRGMLDDTLVIWGGEFGRTPTVELPTPGSNAGKINGRDHNHYGFTYWLAGGGVKKGTVYGATDEFGFRAQDNPVHVHDLHATILYLLGFDHTKLTYRHAGRDFRLTDVYGQVIDGIVA; this comes from the coding sequence ATGTCCCAATACGATCACGATAGCCACGTCCGCGACTACTTTCTCACCCGCCGAGAGCTGATCGGCCGGATGGGAAATGGGTTCGCCGCGCTCGGACTTATGACACTCCTCGGCGAGTCTGCGTTCGCGATGGGAGGAGAAACTGGGACCGCCTACAACCCGCTCGCGCCCAAACTGCCTCCGCTCAAGGCCAGAGCCAAGCGCGTGATTTTCCTGTTCATGAACGGCGGACCGTCGCAAGTGGACACCTTCGACCCCAAGCCGTCGCTCACAAAGTACGCCGGACAAGTGATTCCGCTTCACCTGCCGACCGAGCGCAAAACCGGCGCCGCGTTCGCCTCGCCTTACAGCTTCCAAAAGTACGGTCAGTCCGGCATCGAAGTCAGCGAAATCTTCCCGAACGTCGCCAAGCATGTGGACGACATGTGCGTCATCCGATCCATGCACGCCGACGTGCCTAACCACGAGCCGTCGCTGATGCTGATGAACTGCGGCGACGCCCGCCAGATCCGCCCTTCGATGGGCTCCTGGGTCCTCTACGGCCTCGGCACCGAAAATCAAAACCTCCCTGGCTTCATCTCGATGTGCCCAGGTGGGCTCCCCATTCAAGAAACGCAAAACTGGCAGGCGGGCTTCCTCCCCGGCGTCCTCGCTGGAACCTACATCGACCCGAATCAGACCGACATCGACAAAATCGTCGAGAACATCCGTAACCACTACACCGTCCCGTCTGAACAGCGCGCCCAACTCGACCTGGTCCAAAAACTGAACCACGAGCACCTTGCCCGGCGAGAAAACGACGCCGCTCTCGAAGCACGAGTCCAGTCGTTCGAACTCGCCTACCGCATGCAAAGCGAAGCCACCGACGTCTTCGATGTCGATAAAGAGCCCCAAGCCATCCGCGACATGTACGGCCCAGGGCACTTCGCCCGGCAGTGCCTCATCGCCCGTCGCCTCGCCGAACACGGCGTGCGCTTCATCCAGCTCTACCACGGCGCCGGTCAGCCGTGGGACAGCCACGACGACCTCGAGGTCAACCACCGTCGACTGGCTCACGAAGCCGACCAAGCTATCGGAGCCCTGCTCACCGACCTCAAACAGCGCGGCATGCTCGATGACACGCTCGTCATTTGGGGCGGTGAATTTGGCCGAACTCCGACCGTCGAACTCCCAACACCCGGCTCAAATGCCGGCAAGATCAACGGCCGCGACCACAACCACTACGGCTTCACCTATTGGCTAGCGGGCGGCGGCGTCAAAAAGGGAACCGTCTACGGCGCGACCGACGAATTCGGCTTCCGTGCTCAAGACAACCCGGTCCACGTCCACGACCTCCACGCGACGATCCTATACCTCCTCGGCTTCGACCACACCAAGCTGACCTATCGCCACGCGGGTCGGGACTTCCGGCTGACGGATGTTTATGGCCAAGTGATCGACGGGATCGTAGCGTAA
- a CDS encoding TIGR00341 family protein encodes MDASPIQSEILQAPEPGGLSKHQAQIRRTIATGAMLSSPYLIMNALATVVAAYGLLANSTAVVIGAMIIAMLLGPIMGLALALVDGDTLLLKNAVIAEVVGVGMVLILGYVIGHIHGDLPITEEILARTKPNLLDLAVALAGGAAGAYATVSPRVSVGLVGVAISTALVPPLAVCGICVSRSLYDLAAGAFILFLTNLVAIQVASSVVLFAFGYHKVTHRDPGDTGFVRRLVIDAALFLGLSVFLYVQLGSTVREQRFEEDVKIQLERGLVSIPGAYLAETRFRTIDKKSVVVALVRAPNSITPEQTKILQDLLPTVAGRPTELHVRSQLTKETTVEGYLHVIEPKATPIEDVQSTASDTTTEITPLVPDSHVPQTDTNAANDANNEPPSDSNNEPPADANNALGTDSNNAEAGDGASPE; translated from the coding sequence ATGGACGCCTCCCCCATCCAAAGTGAAATCCTTCAGGCTCCCGAACCTGGTGGTCTTAGCAAGCATCAAGCCCAAATCCGGCGAACGATCGCGACCGGGGCGATGCTCAGTTCCCCGTACTTGATCATGAACGCGCTGGCCACCGTCGTGGCTGCCTACGGTTTGCTCGCCAACAGCACGGCCGTGGTGATCGGCGCGATGATCATTGCGATGCTATTGGGGCCGATCATGGGTCTGGCCTTGGCCCTGGTGGATGGCGACACGCTTCTGCTCAAAAACGCGGTCATTGCCGAGGTCGTCGGCGTCGGAATGGTTCTGATCCTGGGTTACGTTATTGGGCATATCCACGGCGACCTTCCTATTACCGAAGAAATCCTCGCGCGCACGAAGCCGAACTTGCTCGATCTCGCTGTCGCTCTGGCTGGAGGAGCTGCGGGTGCCTATGCGACCGTCTCGCCACGCGTGAGCGTCGGCCTAGTCGGCGTGGCGATTTCCACCGCCCTCGTGCCGCCCCTCGCCGTCTGCGGAATCTGCGTCTCGCGCAGCCTGTACGACCTCGCTGCCGGTGCCTTCATCCTCTTTCTCACCAACCTCGTCGCCATCCAGGTTGCGTCATCGGTCGTGCTGTTCGCCTTCGGATACCACAAAGTCACGCATCGTGACCCCGGCGACACCGGCTTTGTCCGCCGCCTGGTAATCGATGCAGCCTTATTCCTGGGTCTGTCCGTATTCCTTTACGTGCAGTTGGGCAGTACGGTTCGGGAACAGCGATTCGAGGAAGACGTCAAGATTCAGCTTGAACGCGGCTTGGTGTCCATCCCGGGCGCATACCTCGCCGAAACCCGGTTCCGAACCATCGACAAAAAGTCGGTAGTGGTCGCGCTCGTGCGCGCGCCAAACTCGATCACGCCCGAGCAGACCAAGATTTTGCAGGACCTACTGCCAACGGTTGCTGGCCGTCCGACCGAACTCCACGTTCGATCTCAGCTCACCAAGGAAACGACGGTCGAAGGCTATCTCCATGTGATCGAACCGAAGGCAACGCCGATCGAGGACGTCCAATCCACCGCAAGCGACACGACGACTGAGATCACTCCGCTCGTGCCCGACTCCCACGTGCCCCAAACGGACACCAATGCGGCCAACGACGCGAACAACGAGCCTCCGAGCGACAGCAACAACGAGCCGCCCGCGGACGCCAATAACGCGCTCGGAACCGATTCGAACAACGCGGAAGCTGGAGACGGAGCGTCGCCGGAGTGA
- a CDS encoding sodium:proton antiporter → MNLSFDNVELLLFIAALVALLAKRLRLPYTVGLVFAGSILASMGLLEGYPFTKDLIFRALLPPLIFEAAFFIRWSDLRKNFAPVLTLATVGVIVSGGVVASAMALLGGWPWPVAFVFGSLIAATDPVSVIAMFKELKVEGRLRLLVESESLFNDGAAAVVFTLAVLVATGTTLTPSLAVKSLLQEVGGGILCGGLVAGASLFLAGRTDEHLIELSFTTVSAFGSFVLAEHFHCSGVLAVLVSGLMIGNLGSIGSITDAGREAVGAFWEFAAFVANSIVFLLIGVREHALGSDLLGHAGLIGLGIGASLIGRAISVYGVSALFGRSKHRISGMHQHVLVWGGLRGALSLALAIGLPETFPLREEVAAVAFGVVAFSVVVQGITMPFLIRRVPPEPAET, encoded by the coding sequence GTGAACCTGTCTTTCGACAACGTCGAGCTCCTACTCTTCATCGCCGCGCTGGTGGCGCTCCTTGCTAAGCGGCTACGTCTGCCATACACGGTCGGACTGGTCTTCGCCGGAAGCATTCTCGCCTCGATGGGCCTTCTTGAGGGCTACCCATTCACCAAGGACCTAATCTTCCGCGCCCTGCTTCCCCCGCTTATCTTTGAGGCCGCCTTCTTCATTCGTTGGTCCGACCTCCGAAAGAACTTTGCTCCGGTGTTGACCCTAGCCACCGTCGGCGTGATCGTGTCGGGCGGAGTCGTCGCCTCGGCGATGGCCTTGCTGGGAGGCTGGCCGTGGCCGGTTGCGTTTGTTTTCGGATCCCTCATCGCTGCGACCGACCCGGTGTCGGTCATCGCCATGTTCAAGGAACTCAAAGTCGAGGGCCGCCTGCGCCTCTTGGTCGAATCCGAAAGTCTGTTCAACGACGGCGCCGCCGCCGTAGTTTTCACCCTCGCTGTCCTAGTCGCCACTGGCACGACCCTCACCCCTAGCCTTGCCGTGAAATCTCTCCTGCAAGAGGTTGGCGGCGGAATCCTTTGCGGCGGACTCGTCGCCGGAGCATCGCTGTTCCTCGCCGGTCGAACTGACGAACACCTGATCGAACTCAGCTTCACCACCGTTTCGGCTTTCGGCTCATTTGTCTTGGCCGAGCATTTCCACTGCTCGGGCGTGTTGGCTGTCCTCGTTTCTGGCCTCATGATCGGCAATCTGGGGAGCATCGGCTCGATCACCGACGCCGGACGAGAAGCCGTCGGAGCCTTTTGGGAGTTCGCCGCCTTCGTGGCCAACTCGATCGTCTTCCTCCTGATAGGGGTGAGGGAACACGCCCTCGGTTCCGATCTCCTCGGCCATGCCGGTCTCATTGGCCTTGGCATCGGCGCGTCGCTCATCGGTCGCGCCATCTCCGTCTACGGTGTTTCTGCCCTCTTCGGAAGGTCCAAGCATCGAATCTCCGGCATGCACCAGCATGTGCTGGTGTGGGGCGGCTTGCGCGGCGCACTCTCGCTGGCGCTCGCCATCGGCCTGCCCGAAACCTTCCCCTTGCGGGAAGAAGTGGCGGCGGTTGCGTTTGGCGTCGTGGCGTTCTCCGTTGTCGTTCAGGGAATCACGATGCCGTTCCTGATCCGGCGTGTCCCGCCCGAACCCGCCGAAACCTAA